One genomic region from Anguilla rostrata isolate EN2019 chromosome 2, ASM1855537v3, whole genome shotgun sequence encodes:
- the tbcc gene encoding LOW QUALITY PROTEIN: tubulin-specific chaperone C (The sequence of the model RefSeq protein was modified relative to this genomic sequence to represent the inferred CDS: inserted 1 base in 1 codon; substituted 3 bases at 3 genomic stop codons), translating to MARCVRELQVPGWLRETVKIPDRLLKRDQDRLEEAARRKEAKEKLSVSEEKIDYFSNTFNTEKTAIXELLSICPEADRDRVLEEATPRMQQLQKFLNDSTVFLTQYELRQAQASLQKLQCSLEEVYPQXNICLSVAQHWSKXNKVTQPRDDPASTNSGCSDGSLALDSVVCANQCGFSTHAHSQVLTKGADEIHQRDVLLSHLTNCKVRLLGSPRTLYINHVQDSEILCGPVSSSVFVDQCTGCTLAFPWQQLRTHKTTDTEVCLHXRPIIEDCRLFNLSGLDIERNYWNQVDDFNWLAVGTPSPNWTVIPDLAKKCTCK from the exons ATGGCGCGATGTGTCAGGGAATTACAGGTACCGGGCTGGCTCCGCGAAACGGTAAAAATTCCTGACAGGTTACTGAAAAGAGACCAGGACAGGCTGGAGGAAGCGGCGCGGCGCAAAGAGGCTAAAGAAAAGTTATCcgtttcagaagaaaaaatagaTTACTTCTCTAACACGTTTAACACAGAGAAGACGGCAATATAGGAGCTGTTGTCGATCTGTCCTGAAGCCGATCGTGACCGGGTTTTAGAAGAGGCAACTCCAAGGATGCAACAGCTTCAGAAGTTTCTGAATGATAGCACAGTGTTTCTTACACAATATGAGCTAAGGCAAGCGCAAGCATCGTTACAGAAACTACAATGCTCCTTAGAAGAAGTTTATCCCCAGTAAAATATTTGCCTTTCGGTCGCGCAACATTggagcaaataaaataaagtcacACAGCCTCGTGATGACCCCGCATCCACAAATTCAGGCTGCAGTGATGGTAGCTTGGCCTTGGACAGCGTTGTATGCGCAAATCAATGCGGTTTTTCCACCCACGCCCACTCGCAGGTTTTGACGAAGGGTGCGGACGAGATCCACCAGCGAGACGTACTCCTTTCGCACCTGACAAATTGTAAGGTGCGTTTGCTTGGGTCCCCGAGAACTTTGTACATAAATCATGTCCAAGATTCGGAAATACTCTGTGGCCCGGTTTCCAGCTCTGTCTTCGTGGACCAGTGCACTGGCTGCACCCTTGCTTTCCCATGGCAGCAGCTGAGAACCCACAAGACCACAGATACGGAGGTGTGCCTTC GCCGACCCATCATCGAGGACTGTCGACTGTTTAACTTGTCCGGGTTGGACATCGAAAGAAACTATTGGAACCAGGTGGACGATTTCAACTGGCTCGCAGTGGGCACTCCGTCTCCGAACTGGACTGTCATTCCTGATTTAGCAAAGAAATGCACTTGTAAATGA
- the prph2a gene encoding peripherin-2a, translated as MALLKVKFDLKKRVKLAQGLWLMYWFAVMAGVLVFSMGLFFKIELRKRSEIMDNNESHFVPNLLIAMGLLACGLNIFGGKICYDSLDPTKFAKWKSVVKPFLITCFIFNVLLFITALLCFSLRLALQFTLAEGLKNSMKFYKDTDTPGRCFMKKTLDMMQMEFRCCGNNNYRDWFEIQWVSNRYLDFSAKQVKDRIHSNVDGQYLMDGVPFSCCNPSSPRPCIQYQMTNNSAHYSYDHYTEELNIWKRGCRDALVSYYGGLMNTIGALVLLVTVLEVGVMVGLQYVNTSLATLVNPEDPESESEGWLLEKSVKETFTTIMGKMKAMGKSNQIEEGGAEQPAATAS; from the exons ATGGCGCTTCTGAAGGTGAAATTTGACTTGAAGAAGCGTGTGAAGTTAGCCCAGGGGCTATGGCTGATGTACTGGTTTGCCGTGATGGCTGGGGTGCTGGTTTTCAGCATGGGACTCTTCTTCAAGATTGAGCTTCGCAAGCGGAGTGAGATTATGGACAATAACGAGAGCCATTTTGTCCCAAACCTGCTAATTGCGATGGGGCTGCTGGCCTGTGGGCTCAATATCTTTGGTGGAAAGATCTGCTATGACTCCCTGGATCCCACTAAGTTTGCCAAGTGGAAATCAGTTGTGAAACCCTTCCTGATAACCTGCTTCATCTTCAATGTGCTCCTCTTCATCACGGCACTGCTCTGCTTCTCCCTTCGCCTGGCCCTCCAGTTCACTCTGGCTGAGGGGCTGAAGAACAGCATGAAGTTCTACAAGGACACGGACACACCTGGCCGCTGCTTCATGAAGAAGACCTTGGACATGATGCAAATGGAGTTTCGTTGCTGTGGGAATAACAACTACAGGGACTGGTTTGAGATCCAGTGGGTCAGCAACCGGTACTTGGACTTCAGTGCCAAGCAGGTCAAAGA CCGTATACATAGCAATGTGGATGGACAGTACCTGATGGATGGGGTTCCCTTTAGCTGCTGCAATCCCAGCTCTCCAAGACCCTGCATCCAGTACCAGATGACCAACAACTCCGCCCACTACAGCTACGACCACTATACAGAAGAACTCAACATCTGGAAACGGGGTTGCCGAGATGCCCTGGTCTCCTACTATGGGGGCTTGATGAACACCATTGGAGCACTGGTGCTGCTTGTCACTGTGCTGGAG GTGGGAGTTATGGTGGGGCTGCAGTATGTGAACACCTCACTGGCAACCCTGGTGAACCCCGAGGACCCAGAAAGTGAAAGTGAGGGCTGGCTTCTAGAGAAGAGTGTGAAGGAGACATTCACGACTATCATGGGGAAAATGAAGGCGATGGGTAAGAGCAATCAAATAGAGGAGGGCGGAGCGGAGCAGCCTGCTGCCACGGCAAGCTGA